TTCGATATAAATTTATATTCTTATGCCAGAGATGCTTATGTAGATGGTAAGTTTGCATTTGTAGCAGATGTATGCAGAGCACATGTTTTGTATCATGAAGGCGGAATCTATTTAGACACAGATGTAGAAGTACTAAAAAGTCTTGAACCATTATTAGAGCATACTGCTTTTGCGGGGTTTGAGGTTAGTACATTGGATATTGTTGATGGTACTAAAGAAGTTAACTTACAAATGGGTGTGATAGGCTCCGAAAAAAAATCATTATGGATTGAAAAAATTCTTTCTCACTTCGAGTACCTAAAATATTATAAAGATAATGCTATTACTATAAACTCAATAGTAAATGAAATTGCTATTGAAGATGGATTCGAGATTAAGGATAAGTTTCAATATATTCAAGACTATCTTTATCTATACCCATCAGAATACTTTATTGCCAAAGATTATCAGACAGGTATTATAACTGCCTCAGTGACCACATTTTGTATTCATCATTATGACGCTAGCTGGCTAAGTCCCCTTAACAAAACTAAATTTAAGCTTAAGCACATATTTATTCAGAAATTGAATGCGACCTTGCTCAAAAAGATTATTATCATAAAAAGAAAGATAATTACTTAAATATATATAGATATTTATGATGAGAGTACCAAATGCAAGTTTATGTAATTAGCCTTAAGGATTCTGTCGATAGACAGAAAAGTATCAAGTCCCAATGTGAAAAATTTAACATAACGCCTGTCTTTATTGAAGCTGTTAATGGTAGCAGTCTTTCAACTTCTGAAATCAATAAATATTGTAAGCAAGAAAAAGCAAAGCAACTATTCGGCAGAGAAATGTTGTTAGGTGAAATCGGCTGTGCCCTGAGTCATAAGAAGATATATAACAAAATAATAAGTGAAAATCTGCCTTATGCAATGATATTTGAAGACGATGTAATTATTGAAAAAGGGTTTAATAAGGTTATAAAGTCTATATTACGTTCAGACTTGAATTGGGAGCTAATATTGTTAGGGCATCATAAAGATATAAGCAAAGGGTTTTCTACTCCTCTAAGTATTTGGCATAGGTATAATATAACTACAGATTCATCTTTAAATCGCTTAGCAGATTTTGGGTTTGGTACTTATGGGTATATGATAACTATTGAAGGTGCGAAAAAGTTAATAGCAGCATTAGATGTTATTTATAAACCAATTGATCATTATACTTCTAATAGTAATATTATTAATGTCTATGGGCTCTATCCTACAGTAGTCAATGTTGATAGTAATTTTGATACACTCATCGACTATGATAAAGTACGGAAAAATACCAGTGATAAATCTTCCGTTTTGATATTAAGAAAAATAGGGATTATTAATACCATGGTTAAATTTAAAAGTATTTTTAAATCATTAAAGCCTATTAAAAAATATAAGTAACTGGATTGTCTATGTCTTTACTTATATCGGTTATCATTCCTACATTTAATTCAGAGAGATATCTACCAGCATGTCTTAATAGTATTATTGATCAGGTAGATAAAAATATCGAAGTTGTTGTAGTCAATGACGGA
This is a stretch of genomic DNA from Psychrobacter alimentarius. It encodes these proteins:
- a CDS encoding glycosyltransferase family 25 protein; the encoded protein is MQVYVISLKDSVDRQKSIKSQCEKFNITPVFIEAVNGSSLSTSEINKYCKQEKAKQLFGREMLLGEIGCALSHKKIYNKIISENLPYAMIFEDDVIIEKGFNKVIKSILRSDLNWELILLGHHKDISKGFSTPLSIWHRYNITTDSSLNRLADFGFGTYGYMITIEGAKKLIAALDVIYKPIDHYTSNSNIINVYGLYPTVVNVDSNFDTLIDYDKVRKNTSDKSSVLILRKIGIINTMVKFKSIFKSLKPIKKYK
- a CDS encoding glycosyltransferase family 32 protein — protein: MIPRKIHYCWFGTNKLPESTKKYIQTWKKYLPDFEIILWNEENFDINLYSYARDAYVDGKFAFVADVCRAHVLYHEGGIYLDTDVEVLKSLEPLLEHTAFAGFEVSTLDIVDGTKEVNLQMGVIGSEKKSLWIEKILSHFEYLKYYKDNAITINSIVNEIAIEDGFEIKDKFQYIQDYLYLYPSEYFIAKDYQTGIITASVTTFCIHHYDASWLSPLNKTKFKLKHIFIQKLNATLLKKIIIIKRKIIT